In the Brevundimonas sp. LM2 genome, CATGATCGGACTGGGCAGGATGGGGCCGACATGATCGGCCTCGTGATCGTCACCCATGGCGGACTGGCGTCAGAGTTCCTGTCGGCGATGGAACACGTCGTGGGTCCGCAGCGCGGCGTGGCCGCCATCTGCATCGGCCCCGAGGACGACATGGAGCGTCGTCGGCGCGACATCGTGGATGCGGCCGCGGCCGTCGACGACGGCACCGGGGTGATCCTGCTGACCGACATGTTCGGCGGGACCCCGTCCAACCTGGCCATCTCGGTGATGGAACAGACCCATGCCGAGGTCATCGCCGGACTGAACCTGCCCATGCTGATCAAGCTGGCCAGCGTGCGCACGCGCGAGAGCCTCGAGACCTGCGTCGCCCACGCCCAGGACGCCGGGCGCAAATACATCTCGGTGGCCTCCTGGGTCCTGGCGGGCGAGAAATAGGGCGATGGGACAGACGCTGCCGACCGCGCGGACCACCGCCAACATCTGCAATACCCGGGGTCTGCACGCCCGCGCCTCGGCCAAGTTCGTCAAGCTGGCGTCGAGCTTCGAGGCCGAGATCCACGTCACCCGCGACGGCACGACGGTCGACGCCCGCTCGATCATGGGCCTGCTGATGCTGGGGGCCGGCAACGGCTGTTCGATCGAGGTGACGGCCGAGGGCTCGGACGCCGAGGCGGCCATCGAGGCCCTGTCCGATCTGGTCGCCCGCCGGTTCGACGAAGAGGTCTGAAGGGTCAGTCCTTCGGGGGCGGTCGGACCCCGATGTGCGCCTGGCCCCGTTCGGCCGCCAGTTTCACCTGCCGGTCCCGCTCCAGGGCACCCGCGCGCTGCGCCTCGGTCAGGGTGTCGAAGCACCGGTCGCAGCAGACGCCCTCGACGAAGCGGGCCGAGGCGCGGCCGGCCGGGCTGACCGGCATGCGGCAGCCCCGACACAGGCTGTGCGTGCCCGGCGCGAGGCCGTGACCGACCGCGACCCGCTCGTCGAAGACGAAACACTCCCCCTGCCACAGACTCTCGGCCCGCGGCACCGTCTCGAGGTAGCGCAGGATGCCGCCCTGAAGGTGATGCACCCGTTCGACCCCCTGCGCCTTCAGCCAGGCGGTCGACTTCTCGCAGCGGATTCCGCCGGTGCAGTACATGGCCACGCGGGGCGGCGTCGGCCGGTCCAGCAGGGCGCGCCCCTCGCGCTCGAACCAGTCCGGAAAGTCGCGGAAGGTACGGGTATTGGGCTGCACCGCGCCCTGGAAGGCCCCGACTTCGCCTTCATAGTCGTTGCGGGTGTCGATCACGATCGTGTCGGGGTCGGCGATCAGGGCGTTCCAGTCCTCCGGCGCGACATAGGTCCCGGCCTCCAGGACGGGGTCGATGCCGGGCTGGCCCATCGTCACGATCTCGGCCTTCACGCGCACCTTCAGCCGGTGAAAGGGCATGGCGGCGGCCGTGCTGAATTTGACCTCAATGTCGGCGAACCCGGGCACGGCGCGGAGCCCGTCCAGGACCCGCTCGATGGCCGGCGGCGGTCCAGCGATCGTGCCGTTCACGCCCTCGTGCGCCACCAGCAGCGTGCCGCGCACATCGTCGCCGCACAGGGCTTCCAGTTGATCGCGCAGCGCCTCGGGCGATCCGACGGCCGCGAAACGATAGAGGGCGGCGACGCGGATGCGATGTTCGGTCATGGGCATCCTGTTTTCGCAACCGGCCCGGCTTCGCGCAGAGGCACCGGTGGACCTGTCCTACGAAGCGCGCAGCGCGAAGTAGGATGGTGGAGCCGAGGGGAGTCGAACCCCTGACCTCGTCATTGCGAACGACGCGCTCTACCAACTGAGCTACGGCCCCGTTTCCGGGTGGAAGGCGAGGGCGGACATAGAAGGCGCGGCGGGGCGGTGTCAATCGCCCGGGCGATCCGTCTCACCCCGTGGCCTTGGCGATCCGGCGGGCGGCGGCTATGACCGCCTTTCATAGAGAGTAAGGAACAGCCCATGGGCGTGGCCATCGTCTGGCTTATCAATGCCATCATCAGCCTGATGATCTGGTTCATCATCGGCTCGGCCATTCTGAGCTGGCTGTTCGCGTTCGACGTCATCAACCACCGCAACCGGTTCGTGAATCAGCTGGCCCAGTTCCTGGACGCCGTGACTCGTCCGCTGCTCGAGCCCTTCCGTCGCGTGATCCCGCCGCTGGGCGGCATCGACGTCTCGCCGATCGTGGTGCTGCTGCTGCTGAATTTCTCGCGCATCCTGTTCAACAACATGGCCGCCGGCCCGATCATCATGCTGCTCGGCTAGGCTGCAGCCGGGGCGGAGCGTGGCCCCGGCGCCGCACTGCGGCATTCAGCCTTGCGCGGCGATCACAGTCTCCTAATGTGCTGCGTCCTGGCGAAATGCCGCTGCCGACCCCGACTTCATGACTGTCTCGATCAAATCAGTGGCCATCATCGGTGCCGGCCAGATGGGGGCCGGCATCGCCCAGGCCGTGGCCCTGGGCGGCTATCGGGTCAGCCTGTTCGACGTCGACGCCGATCGCCTGCCCGCGGCCCTGGGCACCATCGGGGCCAGCCTGGCGCGCCAGGTCGAGCGTGACAGCCTGACCCAGGCCCAGGCCGACAGCGCCATGGCCGCCATCTCGGGCATCAGCAGCCTGGCCGAGGCCGGCCGGGCTGACCTGGTCATCGAGGCGGCGGTCGAGGACGAGGCCGTCAAGAAGGCCGTCTTCGTCGATCTGGTGCCCCACCTGGGGCCCGACACCCTGCTGGCATCCAACACCTCGTCCATCTCGATCACGCGACTGGCCTCGGCGACGGACCGGCCCGACCGGTTCATCGGCCTGCATTTCATGAAGCCGGCTCCAGTGATGAAACTGGTCGAGATCATCCGCGGCATCGCCACCTCGGCCGCCACCTACGAGGCCTCCGTCGCCTTCGCCGAAAGCCTGGGCAAGACCACCACCAACGCCGAGGATTTCCCCGCCTTCATCGTCAACCGAATCCTGGTGCCGATGATCAACGAGGCGATCTACGTGCTGTACGAAGGCGTCGGCAATGTCGCATCGATCGACAAGGCGCTGAAGCTGGGCGCCAACCATCCGATGGGCCCCCTGGCCCTGGCCGACTTCATGGGGCTGGACGTCGTGCTGGCCATCATGAACGTGCTGTACGAAGGTCTGGCGGACAGCAAATATCGGCCCTGCCCCCTGCTGGTGAAATATGTCGAGGCCGGCTGGCTGGGGCGCAAGTCCGGGCGCGGCTTCTATGACTATTCCGGCGACGTGCCGGTCCCGACCCGGTGAGGGCGCGCTTCGACACTCCGTCGGCGTTTCCGGGCCAGACCGTGGTCGCGTGGCGCGGCACCCGCTCCGCCATCGCCCTCGCCATCGTCGCCGGCGTGCTCTGGCCGCCCTTCATCCTGACGTTCCTCGTCTGGCCGCCGCAGAACTGGCTCCCCGGCAGCGAGTTCGATTTCCGGCTGCTGGCCCTGGTCATCGGCCTGGTCGGCGTTCCGCTGGGCCTGTGGCTGATCGACCGGGAGCGGCGGCGCACGGGACGACCCGCGACGCGGCTCGGCATCGTCTGGCGCTTCATGCTGTACGGGGGACTGCTGGCGGCCTCGCTCCAGGTCGTCCTGGCCCTGACGCTGACCCTGCTGGGCTGGCTCGGCTCCGCCAACCCGATGGAGGCCATCGGCTCGACCGAGACGGTCCTGCTGATCTATGGCGTCGGCGGCCTGCCCGTCGCGATCCTGGTCGGCGTCAGCTATGCGCTGTGGGCCGGGGTCTGCGCCGCCTTCCTCGCCTTCGTACCGGCCCCGGCGCCGGTCAAGGATCGGCTCGGCCTGATGCGCTGACGGCCTGGGGCGCGCCCGCGCGGCCTGGACATTAAGGCGAATTCATTTTTCCGCCGCACCCCACTGTGTAAAGCTCGCTTGTCAGCGACGTCTCGGGGGAGGGCTCACCATGAACACCGCGCACCCAGTGCTCACGGTCCCGGCCGCGGCCGGGGTCGGTCTGGCCCCGACCCAGGTCGGCGATCGCATCGTCCTGCTGGACGTGCTGAGGGGCTGGGCCATCCTGGGGATCCTGGCCGTCAATGCCATGGCCTTCGCCTGGCCCTTCGCCCTCGAGACGAATTCCGTCACCCTGCCGTGGATGGCCGCGCCCGCCAATGAATGGGCCGACTGGGTGGTGCAGGTCTTCTTCGAGCACAAGTTCCGCACCCTGTTCTCGATGCTGTTCGGGGTCTCGATCTTCCTGGTCGGCGGGGAGCGGTCGGACGAAGCCCGCGGCCGTCTGTTGCGGCGGCGCCTGTTCTGGCTGGCGGTCTTCGGCCTGATCCATGGCCTGGCGCTGTGGTTCGGCGACATTCTGCTGCTCTACGCCTGGAGCGGCGTGTTGATGCTGTTCTTCCGGTCCTGGCCGCCGGGCCGGCTGCTGTGGGTCGGCGGGCTGATCGTGGGTCTGGGCTGTCTGATGGAGGCGGGACTGGGCTATGCGACGGTGAACGCCGGTGGCGAGTTCGCCCGGCAGATGGAGGCCAGCAGACCCGAGGTCACGCCGGAAGCCATCCAGGGGATCATCGACCAGTATCGTTCCGGCCTCGTCGGGGCCCTGAGCGCCAATTTCGCGAACTGGCTGATGCTGCAGTTCGCCAGCCTGGTCTTCATCGTCTGGGGCACCCTGGGTCTGATGATGGTTGGTCTGGGCCTGTTCAAGACCGGCTTCCTGACCGGCCGGGCGCCGACCTGGGTCTATCTGCTGGTCCTGGGGATCGGGGCCGGAAACCTCGCCGCCTTCGGATGGCTGGAGTGGCGCGAGATGGTGGCCGGCCCCGACGCGAACGTCACCGGCGGGTTGGACAGGGTCGCCGGATCCTTCGCCATCCTGATCACCCTGGCCTATGCCTCTGGCCTGATCCTCCTGACCCGGCTCGGTGTCGGGGCCGTGACCGGCGTGCTGGCCCCCGTCGGGCGGATGGCCTTCACCAACTACCTGACCCAGACCCTGATCATGACCACGCTCTTCTACATGCCGTGGGGCCCACGTCTGTTCGGATCGGTCGAGCCCGCGCCCCTGTGGGGGATCGTCGGCGCGGTCTGGGTCGCCCAGTTGATCTGGTCGCCGCTGTGGCTGTCGCGGTTCCAGATGGGACCGCTGGAGTGGGTCTGGCGCTGCCTGACCTACGGTCGGTGGGTCCCGATCCGGGCCTAGATCATCCCGCCACCGGGGCGCGGGCGTCGCCCCTCGACCCCCGTCCCCGAGCCCTCTAAACAGCGGCCATGACCGACGCCGCCAGCCCCGCCCGCCCCGAAGCCCGCAGTCCCCGGGGGTTCGCCGACCGCCGCGGCCCCAGCCTGATCGCCGAGCGGCGCATCGTCCAGCGGGTGTCCGAGGTCTATGAACGCTGGGGCTTCGAGCCGCTCGACACCGGGGCCTTCGAATATGCCGACGCCCTGGGCAAGTTCCTGCCCGACGCCGACCGGCCGAACGAAGGCGTCTTCGCCCTGCAGGACGACGACGACCAGTGGATGGCGCTGCGCTACGACCTGACCGCGCCCCTGGCCCGGTTCGCGGCCCAGACCTGGGAGACCCTGCCCAAGCCGTTCCGGCGCTACGCCTTCGGCCCCGTCTGGCGCAACGAGAAGCCCGGCCCCGGCCGGTTCCGCGAGTTCACCCAGTGCGACGCCGACACCGTCGGCTCGGACCGTCCCGAGGCGGACGCGGAGATCATCGCCATGGCCTGCGAGGGCCTTCAGGCGGCGGGGCTTCAGCCGGGCCAGGCCGTGATCCGGGTCTCGAACCGCAAGCTGTTCGACGGCCTGTTCGAGGCGGGTGGGATCGCCGACCCCGGCCAGAGACTGACGGCGCTGCGGGCCATCGACAAGTTCGACCGCCTGGGTTGGGAAGGAGTCGCGGCCCTGCTGGGCGAGGGCCGGCTCGACGAGAGCGGCGACTATACCAAGGGGGCCAACCTGCCGCTCGGCGTGGCCAGCACGATCGAGGCCTTCCTGGGCTCGGCCGGGGACGGCGAGCGGACCCGGGCCGAGACCCTGGACGCGATCGCCCGCTCGGGTGGCCTGGGCGCGGCGGGCGAGGCGGCGCTGGAGGAGCTGGCCGGGATCGACCGGGCCTTGCAGGCCATGCGCGTGGGCCAGGACGTCGTGCGGTTCGACCCGACCATCGTGCGGGGCCTGGAATACTACACCGGGGCCGTGTTCGAGGCCGAACTGCTACTCGACACCACCGACGACAAGGGCCGGCCCGTACGGTTCGGCTCGATCGGCGGCGGTGGACGCTACGACGACCTGGTCGCCCGCTTCACCGGGGAGTCGACGCCCGCCACCGGCTTCTCGTTCGGCGTGTCCCGCCTGGCGTCCGCCCTGCGCGCCGCCGGCCGCGCGGACGGCTCGGTCCGGGGGCCGGTCGTCGTCATCGTCTTCGGCCAGGACGACATGCAGGCCTATCTCGATGCGGTCTCCGAGCTGCGCGCGGCCGGGATCGCCGCCGAACTGTATCTGGGCCGCGCGGGAATGAAGGCTCAGATGAAATACGCCGATCGACGCCATGCCCCGGCGGCCATCATGCTGGGCGGCGACGAGATCGCGGCGGGCACGGTCACGATCAAGGATCTCGACGCCGGCCGACAGCTCGCGGCGGGCGTCACCGACAACGAGGCCTGGAAGGCCGAGCGCCCCGGCCAGAGGACCGTCGCCCGCGCCGAGCTGGTTAACAGCATACGGGCCATTATCGACAGTCCGTCGAGAACCTGAGGCGGTTTGAATGACTTATCGTCGATAAGTCGATTTTCTGCCGCAAATGCCGTCGCCTTCGATTGACGGGACCCCCTCCGAGCGGTCATTTGATCTCACTCGAACGGCGCGGCACCGCAAGGCGCAGCCACCGGACGAAGGCGTTTCGGGGAGGAAACGTCCGCTCCACAGAGAGCGAGAAAGCCCGCTGCGATGTATCCCCCGCAGCGGGCTTTTTCACGCCTGAACATCAACTTAGGCGCAATGATCCGGTTTGCGGCCACGAAACTCCGTATGCTGACGCTTGGGATCAGCGTGGCGCAGAGTGCCTTCAGTTCAATGCCTAGGCGGTGAGCAGGCCCTGCTCGGCCAGGGCATCGGCCAGTTCGCCGGGCCCGGTCCACAGGCGGGTATAGCCCGCCTCCCCCAGCCGCTTCAGCTCGGTCACCAGGTCGGCGCGCGGAGAGGCGGCGAAGCGGGCGTCGAAGCCCGTCCCGTCGGCGCTGATCCGCACCATGGGGCGGCCGGTCTCGAGCCGATGCAGGAACCCTTCCGACAGCACACCGGCCTCGGCCTTCATCAGACCGGTCTCCACCGTCAATCCCGCCTGGCGCAGACGCTCCGTGCCGCGCCCCGAGGCGAAGGGGGACGGGTCCAGGGCCGCCACCACGACCCGGGCGATCCCGGCCTCGGCCAGGAAATGCGCGCAGGAGGCGCGACCCGACGAGCGGGCCCCGCAGGGCTCCAGGGTGACATAGGCCGTGGCCCCCGCGACGTCGGGTCCGGCGGCGGGCACGGCCTGCTCCTCGGCGTGGGGGCGGCCGCCGGGGGCGGTCGCCGCCTCGGCCAGAACGACGCCGTCCTTGACGATGACGCAGCCGACCGCCGGATTGGGCCAGGTCTCGCCCATGCGGGCCAGGGCCAGGTCGATGGCCCGACGCATATGGGCCTGATCGGCGGCGGCCGCGCTCACGCGGCCAGGGCCGGCAGCGACTGGGCCCGATCGGCGTCCAGATAGCGGGCGGCCGTCGGTTTCAGCCCGGCGTCGAGATCGATCTCGAGCGGATTGCCGGTCGGGATCTCGACCCCGACGATCCGGTCGTCCGGCACGTCGAACAGGTGTTTGACGATGGCGCGCAGCGAGTTGCCGTGGGCCGCGATCAGCACATCCTCGCCGGCCTCCAGACGCGGGGCGATCGCCGCGTTCCAATAGGGCAGGACCCGCTCCAGCGTCGTCTTCAGGCTCTCCGTGTCCGGGATGGCCTGGCCGGCATAGCGGGGATCGCCGGCGAAATCCCATTCGCTGCCCGCCTCCAGCGACGGGGGCGGGATGTCATAGCTGCGGCGCCAGATCTTGACCTGGTCATCGCCGTGCAGCCGGGCGGTCTCGGCCTTGTCCAGCCCGGTCAGGCCGCCGTAGTGCCGCTCGTTCAGCCGCCAGTCGGCGACGACGGGCACGTCGGTCAGTCCGGCGGTCTGCAGCGCCAGGGCGCCGGTCCGCTTGGCCCGCGTCAGAACCGAGGTGAACATGACCGCGGGCTTGAACCCGGCCTGGGCGATCAGCTCGCCCGCGTGCCGGGCCTGGGCCTCCCCCTCGGCGGTCAGGTCGACGTCGACCCAGCCGGTGAAGCGATTCTCGAGGTTCCACTGGCTCTGGCCATGACGCAGCAGGATCAGTCGAGGCATGATGGGCTTTCCGGATACGATGCTCCGGGGTAGGGCGCGACCTCCGCGCGGTCAAGCGGCGGGTGGTCCGCCGCAGGCCGCCGCGCGGATCAGGTCGAGCGACAGGCCTTCGCCGCGCCAGACCTCGCCGAAGTCGGTGCGGTGATCGTTGGAATAGACGGCCAGGGCCAGATCCAGGTCCGGCAGCAGGAAGTTCCGCACCTGGACCCCGCCGATCTCGCCATAGCGTTCCACCAGTCGGGTCTGGCCGATACAGGCCCCCAGGTCCGGTGCATAGGACCAGACGCTGAGGGCGGCATAGCCCGAGGCCGGGTCTCCGGTCAGCATGGTCGCCAGCGACGCGGCCGAGATCAGGCGGCCTTCCATCAGAGCCCTGTCGATCTTCAGCATGTCGCCGATGGTGCCGTAAAGCCCACCGGCGGGGCCGAAGCCGGACAGCCAGACGCGTGCCTCGGCCGAGCCGTCCGCCATCGTCGCCTCGACCCGGGGTGTCTCGGGCAGGGTCAGCGTCAGCCCCAGCGGCGCGCCGATGCGGCTGTTGACCAGATCGAGATAGGTCCGGCCCGTCACCGCCTCCAGCACCTTGCCCACCACGATGGTGTCGCAGTTGTTGTAGAAAAAGACCGATCCCGGCTCGGCCTTGGCCGTCCCGCAATATTGCAGCGCATCGCCGGCCGGACCGTCGGGCGTTTCGGACTCTTCCGCCAGGCCCGAGCGATGCCCCAGAAGCTGGCGGATCGTTATTCTGTCGGCGTTGGCCACGGTCGTCCCGGGCCAATAGGTCGCGACGGTTGCGTCCAGCGCCATCGTTCCGGCATCGATCTGCTGAAACACCAGGATCGCCGTAATCATCTTGGACACCGAGGCCCAGCGGACCGGGGTCGACGGATCGACCGGATAGGCCCCGTCGGGCCGGGCGATGGACGCGACCTCGGCCTGGCCGTCCCGCGACACGCCGAAGACCCCGGCATAGCCCTCGAACGCCGCCAGTCGCGCCTTCATCGCCGACAGCCCCTGCGATGCGGTCGCCGTCGGCCCGTCGGCCACGCCTTGGGCGAGGGCTGATCCGCTTGCGGACAGAAGCGCGACCGCCAGGGCCGTGATCGTCAGAGACCGCATCGCCGCACCCCTCGTCATCCCGATCGCACCCATACCACCGTTCGCACGTTATTGTCCGCCCGGGGTCCTGCGGCTATACCGCGCCGGTCAGCCCCCTCCCCAAGGAAGCGCCATGCAGAAGCCCCGCCAGGATCTCGTCCCGAACAGTTTCGATTATGAAACCATCGCCCTGGTGAAGCCAACGGGCTTCCGGGAGTACGATGCCCGCTGGATCCTGGAGAAGGAGATCAACCTGCTGGGCATCCAGGCCCTGGGTCTGGCCCTGGCCACCTACGTCCATGAGAACGACATCCAGCCGCGCATCGTCGTGGGCCACGACTTCCGGTCCTATTCGATCAGCGTCAAACAGGCCCTGATCCTGGGCCTGCTGGAAGGCGGGATGGAGGTGCTGGACATCGGCCTGGCCCTGTCGCCCATGGCCTATTTCGGCCAGTTCGCCCTGAACGCCCCCTGCGTGGCCATGGTCACGGCCAGCCACAACGAGAACGGCTGGACCGGGGTCAAGATGGGCACCAATCCGCCCGTCACCTTCGGCCCCGAGGAGATCGGCCGTCTGAAGGAGATCGTCCTGGAGGGCCAGGGCGTGGCCCGGCCCGGCGGGCGGCTGGAGCGGGTC is a window encoding:
- a CDS encoding PTS sugar transporter subunit IIA — its product is MIGLVIVTHGGLASEFLSAMEHVVGPQRGVAAICIGPEDDMERRRRDIVDAAAAVDDGTGVILLTDMFGGTPSNLAISVMEQTHAEVIAGLNLPMLIKLASVRTRESLETCVAHAQDAGRKYISVASWVLAGEK
- a CDS encoding HPr family phosphocarrier protein translates to MGQTLPTARTTANICNTRGLHARASAKFVKLASSFEAEIHVTRDGTTVDARSIMGLLMLGAGNGCSIEVTAEGSDAEAAIEALSDLVARRFDEEV
- a CDS encoding rhodanese-related sulfurtransferase; the encoded protein is MTEHRIRVAALYRFAAVGSPEALRDQLEALCGDDVRGTLLVAHEGVNGTIAGPPPAIERVLDGLRAVPGFADIEVKFSTAAAMPFHRLKVRVKAEIVTMGQPGIDPVLEAGTYVAPEDWNALIADPDTIVIDTRNDYEGEVGAFQGAVQPNTRTFRDFPDWFEREGRALLDRPTPPRVAMYCTGGIRCEKSTAWLKAQGVERVHHLQGGILRYLETVPRAESLWQGECFVFDERVAVGHGLAPGTHSLCRGCRMPVSPAGRASARFVEGVCCDRCFDTLTEAQRAGALERDRQVKLAAERGQAHIGVRPPPKD
- a CDS encoding YggT family protein; this encodes MGVAIVWLINAIISLMIWFIIGSAILSWLFAFDVINHRNRFVNQLAQFLDAVTRPLLEPFRRVIPPLGGIDVSPIVVLLLLNFSRILFNNMAAGPIIMLLG
- a CDS encoding 3-hydroxybutyryl-CoA dehydrogenase, translating into MTVSIKSVAIIGAGQMGAGIAQAVALGGYRVSLFDVDADRLPAALGTIGASLARQVERDSLTQAQADSAMAAISGISSLAEAGRADLVIEAAVEDEAVKKAVFVDLVPHLGPDTLLASNTSSISITRLASATDRPDRFIGLHFMKPAPVMKLVEIIRGIATSAATYEASVAFAESLGKTTTNAEDFPAFIVNRILVPMINEAIYVLYEGVGNVASIDKALKLGANHPMGPLALADFMGLDVVLAIMNVLYEGLADSKYRPCPLLVKYVEAGWLGRKSGRGFYDYSGDVPVPTR
- a CDS encoding phthalate transporter, whose amino-acid sequence is MRARFDTPSAFPGQTVVAWRGTRSAIALAIVAGVLWPPFILTFLVWPPQNWLPGSEFDFRLLALVIGLVGVPLGLWLIDRERRRTGRPATRLGIVWRFMLYGGLLAASLQVVLALTLTLLGWLGSANPMEAIGSTETVLLIYGVGGLPVAILVGVSYALWAGVCAAFLAFVPAPAPVKDRLGLMR
- a CDS encoding DUF418 domain-containing protein, with the translated sequence MNTAHPVLTVPAAAGVGLAPTQVGDRIVLLDVLRGWAILGILAVNAMAFAWPFALETNSVTLPWMAAPANEWADWVVQVFFEHKFRTLFSMLFGVSIFLVGGERSDEARGRLLRRRLFWLAVFGLIHGLALWFGDILLLYAWSGVLMLFFRSWPPGRLLWVGGLIVGLGCLMEAGLGYATVNAGGEFARQMEASRPEVTPEAIQGIIDQYRSGLVGALSANFANWLMLQFASLVFIVWGTLGLMMVGLGLFKTGFLTGRAPTWVYLLVLGIGAGNLAAFGWLEWREMVAGPDANVTGGLDRVAGSFAILITLAYASGLILLTRLGVGAVTGVLAPVGRMAFTNYLTQTLIMTTLFYMPWGPRLFGSVEPAPLWGIVGAVWVAQLIWSPLWLSRFQMGPLEWVWRCLTYGRWVPIRA
- the hisS gene encoding histidine--tRNA ligase produces the protein MTDAASPARPEARSPRGFADRRGPSLIAERRIVQRVSEVYERWGFEPLDTGAFEYADALGKFLPDADRPNEGVFALQDDDDQWMALRYDLTAPLARFAAQTWETLPKPFRRYAFGPVWRNEKPGPGRFREFTQCDADTVGSDRPEADAEIIAMACEGLQAAGLQPGQAVIRVSNRKLFDGLFEAGGIADPGQRLTALRAIDKFDRLGWEGVAALLGEGRLDESGDYTKGANLPLGVASTIEAFLGSAGDGERTRAETLDAIARSGGLGAAGEAALEELAGIDRALQAMRVGQDVVRFDPTIVRGLEYYTGAVFEAELLLDTTDDKGRPVRFGSIGGGGRYDDLVARFTGESTPATGFSFGVSRLASALRAAGRADGSVRGPVVVIVFGQDDMQAYLDAVSELRAAGIAAELYLGRAGMKAQMKYADRRHAPAAIMLGGDEIAAGTVTIKDLDAGRQLAAGVTDNEAWKAERPGQRTVARAELVNSIRAIIDSPSRT
- a CDS encoding bifunctional diaminohydroxyphosphoribosylaminopyrimidine deaminase/5-amino-6-(5-phosphoribosylamino)uracil reductase RibD; translated protein: MSAAAADQAHMRRAIDLALARMGETWPNPAVGCVIVKDGVVLAEAATAPGGRPHAEEQAVPAAGPDVAGATAYVTLEPCGARSSGRASCAHFLAEAGIARVVVAALDPSPFASGRGTERLRQAGLTVETGLMKAEAGVLSEGFLHRLETGRPMVRISADGTGFDARFAASPRADLVTELKRLGEAGYTRLWTGPGELADALAEQGLLTA
- the gpmA gene encoding 2,3-diphosphoglycerate-dependent phosphoglycerate mutase translates to MPRLILLRHGQSQWNLENRFTGWVDVDLTAEGEAQARHAGELIAQAGFKPAVMFTSVLTRAKRTGALALQTAGLTDVPVVADWRLNERHYGGLTGLDKAETARLHGDDQVKIWRRSYDIPPPSLEAGSEWDFAGDPRYAGQAIPDTESLKTTLERVLPYWNAAIAPRLEAGEDVLIAAHGNSLRAIVKHLFDVPDDRIVGVEIPTGNPLEIDLDAGLKPTAARYLDADRAQSLPALAA
- a CDS encoding serine hydrolase, yielding MRSLTITALAVALLSASGSALAQGVADGPTATASQGLSAMKARLAAFEGYAGVFGVSRDGQAEVASIARPDGAYPVDPSTPVRWASVSKMITAILVFQQIDAGTMALDATVATYWPGTTVANADRITIRQLLGHRSGLAEESETPDGPAGDALQYCGTAKAEPGSVFFYNNCDTIVVGKVLEAVTGRTYLDLVNSRIGAPLGLTLTLPETPRVEATMADGSAEARVWLSGFGPAGGLYGTIGDMLKIDRALMEGRLISAASLATMLTGDPASGYAALSVWSYAPDLGACIGQTRLVERYGEIGGVQVRNFLLPDLDLALAVYSNDHRTDFGEVWRGEGLSLDLIRAAACGGPPAA